A genomic segment from Neobacillus sp. YX16 encodes:
- a CDS encoding ABC transporter ATP-binding protein: MNIVEVKNLSKVYGKGETAVNALDNVSFSVKKGEFVCIIGPSGSGKSTLLHLLGGVDRPTSGKVLIDQTDIYNLNETQLAIFRRRQIGLIYQFYNLIPILTVEENITLPMLLDEQKVDPSHFKRVVDILGLNPRLSHLPNQLSGGQQQRVSIGRALISNPAIMLADEPTGNLDSKNSKDIMELLKMFNKTYNQTLIVITHDERIALQADRIISIEDGKVAKDEVLRP; this comes from the coding sequence ATGAATATAGTAGAAGTAAAAAATCTTTCAAAGGTGTATGGCAAAGGTGAAACTGCGGTTAATGCGCTTGATAATGTATCCTTTTCGGTGAAAAAAGGCGAATTTGTTTGCATTATCGGGCCGTCTGGTTCGGGAAAATCAACGCTGCTTCATTTACTCGGTGGAGTTGACCGGCCCACGAGCGGAAAGGTCCTCATTGATCAAACCGATATTTATAATTTAAATGAAACACAACTGGCGATTTTTAGACGCAGGCAAATCGGCTTGATTTATCAATTTTATAATTTGATTCCCATCTTAACAGTGGAAGAAAATATCACTCTGCCTATGCTCTTGGATGAGCAAAAGGTGGATCCCAGCCATTTTAAAAGAGTTGTTGACATTTTAGGTTTGAACCCACGACTTTCCCACCTGCCCAACCAGCTTTCAGGCGGCCAGCAGCAACGCGTCTCGATTGGACGAGCGTTGATCAGCAATCCTGCAATCATGCTTGCCGATGAGCCGACAGGCAATCTCGATAGTAAAAATAGTAAGGACATTATGGAACTGCTCAAGATGTTTAACAAAACCTACAATCAGACACTGATTGTCATTACCCATGATGAGCGTATCGCCCTTCAAGCAGACCGCATTATTTCCATTGAAGATGGCAAGGTCGCCAAGGATGAGGTGCTTCGTCCATGA
- a CDS encoding HAMP domain-containing sensor histidine kinase: MLRNREVRILLTLLLSISVIGFTVAALFVSMLAAGLMLGVSILLISSSLIFTKWRYREIERLSGYLKQISSGDFHLDVRDNSEGELSLLKSDIYKMTRILYQQGAVLHEDKAKLTNAISDISHQIKTPLTSMIVMADLLGDKRLEDGKRAEFTRNLQVQLERMEWLVSSLLKLSKIDAGTAFFKKEKVLVAPLIQAATGPLLIPMDIKMQTIKIDGNEHAAFIGDFNWTTEALINIIKNGVEHTSEGGEIFIKFSENALFTEITISDNGKGIAKDDLPYIFRRFYKGKNAGDDSVGIGLAMANSIITSQHGDIEVKSQPGVGTSFQIKFYKQVI; the protein is encoded by the coding sequence TTGCTTCGTAATCGAGAAGTTCGAATCCTCCTCACCCTTCTTCTTTCGATAAGTGTCATCGGATTTACGGTTGCGGCCCTATTCGTATCAATGCTTGCGGCCGGTTTGATGCTGGGAGTATCGATTTTACTGATTAGCAGCAGCTTGATTTTCACGAAATGGCGTTACCGTGAAATTGAAAGACTATCAGGCTATTTAAAACAAATTAGCAGCGGCGACTTCCATTTAGACGTCCGTGATAATTCAGAAGGTGAGCTGAGCCTCTTAAAAAGTGATATTTATAAAATGACAAGAATTCTTTATCAGCAGGGAGCCGTTTTACATGAAGATAAAGCAAAACTGACTAATGCTATTTCAGATATCTCTCACCAAATAAAAACACCTCTTACCTCGATGATTGTCATGGCTGATTTGTTAGGTGACAAACGATTGGAGGATGGAAAACGAGCAGAATTCACTCGGAATCTTCAAGTACAGCTCGAACGTATGGAATGGCTGGTTTCTTCCTTATTAAAGCTTTCGAAAATCGATGCCGGTACGGCTTTCTTTAAAAAGGAAAAGGTCCTGGTCGCTCCCCTCATTCAAGCTGCCACAGGTCCGCTATTGATTCCCATGGATATTAAAATGCAAACTATAAAGATCGATGGAAATGAGCATGCAGCCTTTATTGGTGACTTTAATTGGACTACAGAAGCACTCATCAATATCATCAAAAACGGTGTCGAGCACACGTCCGAAGGCGGCGAAATCTTCATCAAATTTTCCGAGAATGCTTTATTTACGGAAATCACTATTTCGGACAACGGGAAAGGCATCGCAAAGGATGACCTTCCTTACATATTCCGACGGTTTTACAAAGGGAAAAATGCGGGTGACGATAGCGTCGGTATCGGACTCGCTATGGCGAATAGCATCATCACTAGTCAACATGGCGATATCGAAGTGAAGAGTCAACCCGGAGTTGGCACCAGTTTTCAGATAAAGTTTTACAAGCAGGTAATTTAG
- a CDS encoding response regulator transcription factor: protein MKILVVEDDRTIASGLEYSLKQEGYEIVLCHQAATAIEVLNHRIEEIDLCLFDLSLPDGSGYDLCKHVKQKRDTPVIFLTAFDDEVNVVMGLDMGADDYITKPFRIRELVSRIKTVHRRYHRHSQPKNTIDLENIQINTLEGQVYKNGQEILLTALEYRLLLLFATHIGQVLTRAQLLDRIWDVAGDFVNDNTLTVYIKRLREKLEDDPGNPTILKTVRGMGYKVGD, encoded by the coding sequence ATGAAAATTTTAGTGGTGGAAGATGACCGAACGATTGCTTCGGGATTGGAGTATTCCTTGAAGCAAGAGGGCTATGAAATTGTGCTTTGTCATCAGGCAGCCACAGCTATAGAAGTACTGAATCATAGAATCGAAGAAATCGATTTATGCTTATTTGACTTGTCCTTACCTGATGGAAGCGGTTATGACTTGTGTAAGCATGTGAAACAAAAACGCGATACCCCTGTCATTTTTTTAACCGCTTTTGACGATGAAGTGAATGTCGTTATGGGGCTTGATATGGGGGCTGATGATTATATTACAAAGCCCTTTCGAATTCGTGAGTTGGTTTCAAGGATCAAAACGGTACACCGCCGCTACCATCGCCATTCCCAGCCGAAAAACACCATTGATCTCGAAAATATTCAGATCAACACATTAGAAGGACAAGTCTACAAAAATGGCCAAGAAATACTGTTAACAGCCTTAGAATATCGGCTCCTCCTCTTATTCGCCACTCATATTGGTCAAGTTCTCACAAGAGCACAACTGCTAGACCGAATTTGGGATGTCGCCGGTGATTTCGTCAATGATAACACCTTGACCGTCTATATTAAACGATTACGTGAAAAGCTTGAGGATGACCCTGGGAATCCAACGATATTAAAAACTGTTCGAGGCATGGGCTATAAGGTTGGTGATTGA